The Humulus lupulus chromosome 7, drHumLupu1.1, whole genome shotgun sequence region atcTAATTCcttattgaaataatacacaaAAGTTTCTCTCTTTCTTCGCATCTCTCTATtactctatttatttatttatttttatttatactttatatttcaatattcttaatagtcataacaaaatttattttttcttatatttatatttatttatagaatttccAAGGCCTATTTTCATTAGGAAAACTTTAACAAAAATTGTCCTTTTGAGAAAAATCAGAAAACTGTCTCATTTTTGGACTATATCCATTTAATCCAattcttaaataattattttaagaaaaaaataaataaatacaaaaaatggtgAGACCCACGTTGTTGTTAAGTTCGATTCTTCATTTAGATTTTTAATAATAACTAAAGcaataagtgttaaaattattaaatgtatatatttataaaacTGAAACAACAAGATTCcttaaaacttaaataaaatttgccaaaatgttaattaaaataaaaaaccaaataCCCATTAATATGTGCTTCTAATCCCCcacattaaattaaattaaattaaataacttccacattaaataaaatatgattaaataaataaaaaacccaAATCCCAAGCTGATTCACCTATTAAAAACCATATTAAATGCTTCTACATGAACTTgcacccatttccataacacttATCTCTTCGCAAAacctattattttttttagcatAAATACCCCTTAAACTTAAGTTTTTAGCAATCAAGTCCTTGAGCTCTATAAAGTTATAAACATTACCAATTAAATTTTAGGGTCCTTGGCAAAAtagtctattttttaaaattattttgttctccagcataattttaataattctttacaaaattacctctcataatttagacagatTGTTAAAAATTTAGACAGGGGGTCGAAAAATTCAAATAGTCAGTccaaaaatttagacaactggttgAATTTTAGACAAAAGTCATTTATgacctctcataatttagacaactagtcgaaaatttagacaggtggtcgaaaattCAAACAGCCGGTCGAAATTTTAGAcagctggtcgaaaaatttagacaactgatcGAATTTTAGACAAATGTCATTTTGGAAAAATGATCAAAAGTAGGTCAGAGTACAAAataacttcaaaaaaaaaaagtcattttcgCCAATTTctctaaattttattattattattacaaaattCTTAGTTTAAAGTTTTATATTCAACATAATTTGTAAGAATATCAAAATTATTcactaaaaaaacataaaatttggtTAAAAAAATCAACTAAAAGGACTTAATTGTCATTATCTCAAATTCAAGGACTCAATTGCTAATTCTCAAATTCACAATTGCctaatagcaaaaaaaaaaacttaaagagatattatgctatttttgttttgtttttaatgaagttcattGATTGAATGATCCCACCAACACTTTTTCACATTCTCTCTCTAACTTTCTCTCTCTTCCTAGATTATGTGTTTGTTTGTCTGTTTGTTGATGTCGTTTGCTTCTTCAACGCTCCAAAACGATAAATAATCAAATCAGACAGAGAAACAATAAACAAATCTGAAAAAAAAGAGTTAATGATTCTCACGACCACAACAGAAGAACTCAACGACATACAAAGCTTCGAAagactctttctttctctctttctttcttttcttcgaCCCAACTCAACCCCTCCAAGACTCTTTCCTTCTTTCTCCTTCAAAGGGTTTGTTTTTCTTCCATTGTTTAACCAGAAATTTCTCttctttattcatttttttttcaataaaaaacTAATCTTTTtctgaaaaagaaataaaaaattcaGCTAAAGGAAAAGCCTTTTTCGTTGCCAGCCATGACTGAGGTCCTTCATTCTCCATCACATTTCGCTTCGTCTTCTTCTCCTTCGAGAGCAAAcccttctccttctcttccttctttgtcttacgaggagagagaaagagaaagagaaagagagagagattctCCGGTGACTGGCTGTGACCCAGATGAGGCAGTGAATGACATTGCCGGTGacggtgaagaagaagaagaagaagaagacgacgACGACGACGAGCAGAGCCGTGACCAGTTGTCTCTGTTGGCATTGTTAGTGACCCTTTTCAGAAAATCTTTGATTGCTTGTAAGAGTGATAGAAGGGAGCTTTGCTCCATGGAGATCGGTTGGCCTACTAACGTGCGCCATGTTGCGCATGTCACCTTCGACAGGTTCAATGGCTTCTTGGGTTTGCCTGTTGAGTTCGAGCCTGAGGTGTCCAGCAGAGCCCCCAGCGCCAGGTACATTGTCACTACCATTTTTCTAGGGCTTTTGTTGAGATTTTGATTCGAAATGCAAATGTGGGTTTTACTGTTCTTGAAATTCAGAAACTGTTTGTTAATTTTGAGTATTTTTTCTTGGTGGGTTTCTTGCTTCTTTTGCATTGTGAATTTACTGTGTTTATGGAATACAATCATGACTGTTATGTTGAAAAATTGAGATGAATTTGTTGGATTGCAAGTTTAGGATTTAAAAACTCAATTGGTTAAGACATTTCTAGCTtgaacatattgtggatttactGATTTAATTACAATCATTAAAGGGTCGGTAACCTTTTGCTACTATGTGTTTCTGTGTTTTcgtatgagtattattgaaaacagagattaccaaaatgatactttgcaaaaataaaagTGCTAAATGAGTAAATTTCcatcattaaataaaaaaacgAGCAATAATTATGCTAGTTTTCTAATATAATAAAGCTTCTATTATGTAGCACAACTGTGTTTGGAGTTTCCACAGAATCTATGCAACTATCTTATGATTCAAGAGGGAATAGTGTACCAACAATTCTCTTGCTTATGCAAGGCCACTTATATGCTCAAGGAGGCCTAAGGGTAAGCCACTTCTCTTGTTCATCTCAACAATTTTCATTCCTGATTTCGAATCTTTGAGTGTGATTCGTGCGAAATTTTGTTTAGAACTTCGCAGAAGGCGCTTGAAACATTTCGTACATTCATGGTTGGATGAAAAATTATGCTGATTTTAGTATCTGTAGGGACTTATTATCAGTTTTCTCATGTTTAGGCAGAAGGGATCTTCAGGATCAATGCAGGAAATAGTCAAGAGGAGATTGTTCGGGATCAATTGAACAGAGGCGTTGTACCCGAAGGCATAGATGTACACTGCTTGGCAGGGCTTATCAAGGTAATAACGTTTCCTTGTTATCGTATATTAGTATTCGAAAAGCTAAAGAGGTTCATCTTGCTATTTTTACCATGTGCAAGGAATTCGAAGCTGCTTCTTATGTTTATAAGTCTGGTAATTTACTTTCTTGCAGTggttttcccattatttttttcTTGATTTCATGTATGTGAGGTTTTTATGGTGTTCTAAGCCTGAAAGTCTTGTAAGAACCACCTTTGCCATATTTGAATTTTTCTTCTCTTCGGTTGTTCAAACCTGCTTCTTCAACATTGCGTTTGAAGTTGAACCGATGTCAATTTTAACCATTGTTGCCCATCTAGCTTAGTAAATAATATCGATCACTTTGTTCTGATCGCCGTTGTTCATATGAATCATATTGTTCATATAAGACGACTTCCTTGTGGAAGAGTGAGTTTAGACACAAGTTTTAATAATTTTCCCTTTATGCAAAAAGTATATATTATCTACCTTCAAAGTGTTTTCTGTTTAGTACCAAATGCTCTAAAGGTAACTGATTCAAGCAGAAAATTTACAGTTTGTATGTCTCGGTGCCAAAAAGTCCTTACTGATCTTACATTTTTATCTTACGAACATTATGATGAAGTAAAATAAAAGGCGATCAGTGTCATCGTATATCTTATATCTATTATACTATATGTGGCTGCTTATTATGGGACATTGATGTGTGTTTTCGCATCACGGTAAACAAGTTTCATACTTTGATTGTAAACTATTGGTTTACATGTACTGGAGTTTCAAATTTGAGTGAGTTATGTTCAAGAAAGAGCCCAAGTTTTCTAAATTTCTTTTAAATCAGAATTGCAGCATATGGTGCGCATGGCAATTGAGTTGTGCAGCTGGCCGAGTCTTTTACTCGCTATTCTTTCTTGTTATCTTACATGATTGACATATTGAGATAATTTGTGTTTTGAACGCTCAGGCTTGGTTTAGAGAACTCCCAACTGGGGTTCTAGATTCTTTATCACCCGAGCAGGTGATTCAATGCCAGACGGAAGACGAGTGTGCAGAGGTTGTGAGGCTTCTTCCCCCGATTGAGGCTGCTCTGTTGGACTGGGCCATCAACTTGATGGCTGATGTCGTCCAACACGAAGATCTAAACAAGATGAACGCGAGGAATATCGCCATGGTTTTTGCACCAAACATGACTCAGGTGAGTCTATAAAGCTTCTCTTTTGGAACTTACATATTATGATTGGAGCAACGATTAAatgtttgtgtttgatttttCTCGCAGATGGCTGATCCGTTGACTGCACTTATGTATGCAGTCCAAGTAATGAATTTCCTCAAGATGCTCATCACGAGGACgctgagagaaagaaaagattCGGTGGTTGATCCCTCTCCTGCTCGCAGTTTAGAGCCGTACGATGAGAATGGACACCAGAGCTCTTCCCAGACCTGCATCAAAAGTACTACTGCCCAAGAAGATGAAGAGACAGAGAAAGAGCCAAAAAGTTCCCTCCAACCTAACCAAAATAGCCACTCGAGCAGCGAAGAGGTTTTGAGTTTAGCAACAGGCTCGGGAGCTTGCGAGACTTCAGCTCCAGTTGACACCTCGGTCAACGGATCAGAAGCTGGGGAAGTTCAAGAAAGCCCGCAAAAGAGCAGGACCGGCGGACAATCGAGTAATTCGAATTTTAAGAAGGGGTCTAGAAAAGTAATTCAGGCAGCAGGGGTTATCGAGAAGAGTAAGGAAATTAGAAAACTGAGTCGCATGAATTCAAGGATGGAGCTCATTGAAGCATGGCGATAATCGAAAAAAGCTTAACATGAATAATCCAAGGTTGGACCTTTAACTGACTTTCATGACATTGTTGGCATTGTAAGTTTGATACATTCTGTAATTTGTGAGAAGAAGTTTGTGAATTTGTTGTTCATGTATGCTTGCTTTCTGGTTGCTTGACTTGATCTTATTTCATGATTGGCATTCTCTTAATACTTTTCTTGTGTTTGACTTCATATTTGATCTTTCATAAATTTGCCAAAAATGTGTTAAAAATTAAAATGTTCCTTCTTTGCACTTGTCCAGTTCTATCAGAATAAAACTTTTGTCTTGgtaaagagtttttttttttttggagtgaattttttttttctaaattatttCAATGCTAACTTTTTGGTGATTTGTAAGTGTGTGATTTGATGGTTAAATACAAACAAGTGAATGTTGTATAGCTATGAAAGAATGGTCATTGTCACAAAAAGAAATATCTTTGTCACAGCTAATATTTTACCAAAAATGTGATCTGTATCCAATGGCATCTTGGTTAGGATCtaatattttaaagaaaaaatctttgatatttgggtttttttttctttttaaattaatgggagttttatttaaaaaagtgaaataatattttattataaatgtAATTTCAGTTGAGTAAatgaatatattattattttattaaaattaagctTGGCCTTAATGACTAGTTTAAGTTTAAGGTGGAATGGTAAGAGTTGGAGTGAATATTTATAAGAAAAACACAAAATATGATCAAATTAAAAGATCCATTAGGCCTAGGTACTCATTAAGGATTTTTGAAGAAATAGATTAGGTAaaatgttttttcttctttttatttatttaatttttttttagaggaGATTAAGTAAAAAGTTTCAGATTCCtagttttaataataataataataattattattattataataataataaataaataaataaaataatcttTCTGACATGGAAGATTGTAGGAGGGAATTGTCATTCTTTTAACTTTTAATTTTTACTAAAGAAGAGAAAACTGGTATTTTCCCATTCTTTTCATACAAaataaatgaagaattaaacatACCCTTAATTCCCAACTTTCTCATCAAGAGTAAAGTTAATTAAATTCCAACTAGAAGTTAGTTATTCTTAATTTTGTGGTGGGAGTTGATTTAACAAAGAGTAATAATTGAGACACTCTTTTTATATGTTATTTGTGCACACAATGATTTGCCAATATTATTAGAGGGTCTTATgatcttatttttaataaattttgtgtttaaaatattTGCAACATCATTGTATGCATGAATAGTATATAAAAAAATTGGATGATAAAAaatagggtttatatttttttggaccatgtgttttgtcaaattacctgtttagaccttgtgttttgacaaattactttttggaccctatgttttgtaaaatggttaaaatagaaccctagccccaattttggtcaatgttttctcaactaaaatcacaaataatttaccaaactaacaattcaaaacataaataaaattattctgctttaaaactgtgttgttatattcaattttttcttcatcaaaattgagtttagggttctattttaaccattttacaaaacattgggtccaaaaaataatttgtcaaaacacagggtccaaacaagtaataggACAAAACACAGagttcaaaaaagtataaaccctaaaaaaataagagtaataaaaatacaaatgaatatatatatatatattaatttaacaatgttaattgtattattttatgtaaaaatTATAACTGAGTTAAGAAGGTTTTCTTATTATGAATTAAATAAGTGTTCAtattatgtattttaaaaattctacaatttttttttttactatttttcaaatttatcatttctttttcttttccctttCAATTTGAAGGGAACATAAAATATACCTTTTGATTCTTTCCTCTTTCTCTATTTTCTCTTGTACCAAACAACAATATTTTCCCTTGTACCAAACATAATAATAAGCAATAATACCAAGTTTGGCAACTTAAATATTGTACCTTAGAGCACTCACATTGGGTGAGTTATATtaccaaaatatgtaaaaaaTAGCTAAAACTAACAAAAATGGGTATACATTGGATGAtgtattttacaaatatttttacataaaGCTACAGTACCAAGCTATATTTAGTGTATACTATTCATCCTTTAAcccaatattataatattaaaatatattaagatattattgatagttataaaaaatatttgaaatgaataaaaaatgtttgaaaatttaatatttaaatgatatagagaaaaaaatagagaatctgatgtatggtaaaatgtaaaacttagaggtaaaatagaaaaatgtgtatttttgggaGGTATTTTAAAGGTTGAAGTAGAGCACCGGATAAGAGTGCTCTTATAAGATTAGATTTAAAGTGAATCTAATAGACGATGGCAATGATTGTGAAGTAGgcaatatttattatatatatatatatatttatgtttatatagGATGAGTTGTACATGATTTCATTGTTGAAAAGGATCTCACATGAATTCCACTATCAAATCTACGATGAATTTAAAATCTCATTTGTCTAATTATTATCACAATTATTATTAGGGTAAATACTTATTTGGACTTTGTATTATGCAAAAATATTAGACCgtctgttttgttaaatgataatttggaccatgcattttgcaaaatggaacaaaatgataTTCTGAGcccgattttgataaaataattttcAATATGATCAAAATACCCcagattttattaattaatgaattaactaaataataaaaatatattttaaattaaaaataaagtaattttcttaaataaaaataattaaaactattttaaaccttGATCTAACCAAAATTAATCTTCAATCTTAatcaaaatgaaaaaataaataaaaccaatcctaaaccaaaaataaatacaaattttaaatttcTTTCATTTTCCTCCACGTTCATCTCCAAAGTACATGAACACAAAACCCAGAAACTCATATCATCAACAAAAATCAAAATCACAACATGAATATATCTATGAAATCAGAACCAACAAATCCAATAACCTGCAACCCataacaaacaaatcaataaatcaaaacttGTTGGGTCGAAGAACGTAACCTACAACCCATAACAAACTCAGAACATTACAACACAGATTTTTTTAATCTAAACTCAAGaacaaactcaattacacaagaACGTGAAGTCAAACCTAGATACACCGAGAACCTAAACTCATAGCCTATCTTTGTTGCCTTCATCGCCAGCCTTGCATTTCCTCAAAGCTTATCTGTCGCGAAAGCTCCGTTTGCTAGTACCTTCGTCCATAACCCTAGATTTAAGGTCGAGCGCTTCCATCTGCACACATGGAGCTGCTGTCGAGCACTCCAATCCGCAACCCAGAGCCAAGTCACCAAATTGACCCCCTGAAGTCTCCCCAACCTCCGCCCTAACTGCCCCCCCAGTCGCTAGTAACATTTTGTTCAATTTTTCAAAATGCATGgtctaaattgtcatttaacaaaacaaatgGTCTGATTGGTAACTTttgtaaaacacagggtccaaaatgatatttacccttattattattattattttctccttcaaaaaatgaaacttttgtaGTTGAAAATGTTTGTTGATAATGTGGGTAATGCCCGCGATGTTTTACCCAATCAAATGGAAACATGCCatctattaaattataaaatttaccaaaattacaaataaaaaaattcttaattaaGTTTTGTCACACACACAATATCTTTCCCATGTTGTCATTTgttcaattttaattattattaggGATAATAGTGGCAAAACTACTCAAGTAGATACAAATCTTGCAGTTAAATACCTATGTAAAAAATTTGACGGAAAAATTACTTAAGTAGTTAAATTCTTGCAGTTAAATACCCATGTAAAAATTTTCACAGCAAAACTACTTAAGTAATGAATTTTCTTGCACTTAACTCCCTGCCATTAAGACAATTGTTAAAACTAACTCTATGGGACACATGACAACCTCCAATTTTTGTTTAAATGCTCATTTACACTTTGTAGTTTCAATAATAACGATGTGTTTTATTAATTAGTATAAAAAATAACTCCTTAAGTTCAATTTTagtaatattaattataataagtTAATAATACCtctatttattttcttgaaattatatgatatttttgttatatttctgtaaaaaaaaaaatctctattGGAAGCTATGTATAATTTTTATGGAAGCAAATCTATTGGAAATGTAAGCTTAATAAAAGTAACACAAATTTACTGCTATTATGTTGCTATTTTCATGAGGTTGGTTTTTACATGTGATaatatataaattgtttatattgaGTGACAAATagttttatgtgtatatatatatatgtatgaacacatacataattaggttctctttctattattattttttcttttttcaagttCTTGGCATTAATCCAATTTAAAGATTTGATACAATAAATATGAAACATTAGAGGAATCTCACGAATGCTGAGAATAGAGGTGATGAAGCAATGGTGCCAGAAAAAGTTAAGCCTCTCtctttaaaatattagctaaatAAAATGTTCATTTATTTAATATTCCTATTATTTATGTGCTTTGTAATCTTTATAAGTGATGTTGTAGGCTTAAGGTGCTTCAATCACTCTTTTAGgccttcttttatttatttcttttgcaTTGTAAGTATAGATCATGGGGAGTTTTGCTGTAACTAATCTCAGGCCATTTATTTCAATGTTTCCAGCTTTTTGTGGTTGTGACTTCGAGAGAGCATGTGCAAGTAATCATATTTTGTTGTTAGGAAATAAACAAAAATCCAATAGAGTTGATTGCATATATCTTAGATTGATGATAAAAGTTTGCAGATTGATTTCGGTTCGCTGCtttaatagaaaaaatatatatatatatatattagtga contains the following coding sequences:
- the LOC133789251 gene encoding rho GTPase-activating protein 1, yielding MTEVLHSPSHFASSSSPSRANPSPSLPSLSYEERERERERERDSPVTGCDPDEAVNDIAGDGEEEEEEEDDDDDEQSRDQLSLLALLVTLFRKSLIACKSDRRELCSMEIGWPTNVRHVAHVTFDRFNGFLGLPVEFEPEVSSRAPSASTTVFGVSTESMQLSYDSRGNSVPTILLLMQGHLYAQGGLRAEGIFRINAGNSQEEIVRDQLNRGVVPEGIDVHCLAGLIKAWFRELPTGVLDSLSPEQVIQCQTEDECAEVVRLLPPIEAALLDWAINLMADVVQHEDLNKMNARNIAMVFAPNMTQMADPLTALMYAVQVMNFLKMLITRTLRERKDSVVDPSPARSLEPYDENGHQSSSQTCIKSTTAQEDEETEKEPKSSLQPNQNSHSSSEEVLSLATGSGACETSAPVDTSVNGSEAGEVQESPQKSRTGGQSSNSNFKKGSRKVIQAAGVIEKSKEIRKLSRMNSRMELIEAWR